A single window of Helicobacter pylori NCTC 11637 = CCUG 17874 = ATCC 43504 = JCM 12093 DNA harbors:
- a CDS encoding energy transducer TonB, translating into MPENSKLQPAKLGKNFDPVDHSNRNFFFSLILSVLLHWLIYFLFEHREDFFPSKPKLVKLNPENLLVLKRGHSQDPSKNTQGAPKPTLAGPQKPPTPPTPPTPPTPPKPIEKPKPEPKPKPEPKKPNHKHKALKKVEKVEEKKIVEEKKEEKKIVEQKVEQKVEQKKIEEKKPVKKEFDPNQLSFLPKEVAPPRKENNKGLDNQTRRDIDELYGEEFGDLGTAEKDFIRNNLRDIGRITQKYLEYPQVAAYLGQDGTNAVEFYLHPNGDITDLKIIIGSEYKMLDDNTLKTIQIAYKDYPRPKTKTLIRIRVRYYLGGN; encoded by the coding sequence ATGCCGGAAAATTCTAAACTACAACCTGCTAAGTTAGGGAAAAATTTTGACCCTGTAGATCATTCTAACAGGAATTTTTTCTTTTCTCTCATTCTGTCTGTATTGTTGCACTGGTTGATTTATTTTTTATTTGAACACAGAGAAGATTTTTTTCCTTCAAAACCCAAGCTTGTTAAATTAAATCCTGAAAATTTATTGGTTTTAAAAAGAGGCCATTCGCAAGATCCCAGTAAAAACACCCAGGGCGCTCCTAAACCCACGCTGGCTGGACCCCAAAAACCCCCAACGCCTCCCACACCCCCAACCCCGCCAACCCCACCAAAGCCTATAGAAAAGCCTAAGCCTGAGCCTAAACCAAAACCTGAACCCAAAAAGCCCAACCACAAACATAAGGCTCTTAAAAAAGTAGAAAAAGTGGAAGAGAAAAAAATAGTAGAGGAGAAAAAAGAAGAGAAAAAAATCGTAGAGCAGAAAGTAGAACAAAAAGTAGAGCAGAAAAAAATAGAAGAGAAAAAACCTGTCAAAAAAGAATTTGACCCTAACCAGCTTTCTTTCTTGCCTAAAGAAGTTGCGCCACCCAGAAAAGAAAATAATAAAGGCTTAGATAACCAAACCAGAAGGGATATTGATGAATTGTATGGCGAAGAATTTGGGGATTTAGGCACAGCCGAAAAAGATTTCATCAGGAATAATTTAAGGGATATTGGGCGCATCACGCAAAAATATTTAGAATACCCTCAAGTAGCGGCTTATTTAGGGCAGGACGGGACGAATGCGGTAGAGTTTTACTTGCACCCTAACGGCGATATTACCGATCTTAAAATCATCATTGGCTCTGAATATAAAATGCTTGATGACAACACCTTAAAGACCATTCAAATCGCTTATAAGGATTACCCACGCCCCAAAACTAAAACCCTCATTCGCATCAGAGTGCGCTATTACTTAGGAGGCAATTAG
- a CDS encoding DUF3971 domain-containing protein, which translates to MNKRKHVSKKVFNVIILFVAVFTLLVVIHKTLSNGIHIQNLKIGKLGISELYLKLNNKLSLEVERLDLSSFFHQKPTKKRLEVSDLIKNIRYGIWAVSYFEKLKVKEIILDDKNKANIFFDGNKYELEFPGVKGEFSLEDDKNIKLKIINLLFKDIKVQVDGNAHYSPKARKMAFNLIVKPLIEPSAAIYLQGLTDLKTIELKINTSVMKSLAFLKPLFQHQSQKNLKTWIFDKIQFASFKIDNALIKANFTPSEFVPSLLENSVVKATLMKPSVVFNDGLSPIKMDKTELIFKNKQLLIQPQKITYETMELTGSYATFSNLLEAPKLEIFLKTTPNYYGDSIKDLLSAYKVVLPLDKISMPSSADLKLTLQFLKNTAPLFSVQGNVNLQEGTLSLYNIPLYTQNANISLDITQEYQYIYIETTHTRYENMLDLDAKIALDLNKKTLSLDSLVHKIRFNTNNNINMRSYGLNNDPDNPQPAKFSLDLKSLHSVIQEGENSEVFRRKIIDTIKAQSEDKFTKDVFYATGDTLKNLSLNFDFSNPNHMQWNVPQLLLEGEFKDNAYVFRIKDLKKIKPYSPIMKYFALEDGSLEVSTSDFVNIDFFAKDLKITLPIYHSNGSQFNSLSLFGSINKDEISVYTPSKSISIKVKGDQKDITLNNIDLSIDDFLDSKMPAIAGLFSKERKEKPSSKEIQDEDIFISAKQRYEKAHKIIPISTRIHAKDIVLIYKKMPFPLENLDIVAQDDRVKIDGNYKNGMIMADLVHGALYLKAHNFSGDYINTILQKDFVEGGLFTLIGALEDQVFNGELKFQNTSLKNFALMQNMVNLINTIPSLIVFRNPHLGANGYQIKKGSVVFGITKEYLGLEKIDLIGKTLDIAGNGIIELDKNKLDLNLEVSTIKALSNVLNKIPIVGYLILGKGGKITTNVNVKGTLDKPKTQVTLASDIIQAPFKILRRIFTPIDIIVDEVKKNIDSKRKLK; encoded by the coding sequence ATGAATAAAAGAAAACATGTATCCAAGAAAGTGTTTAATGTCATTATCTTGTTTGTGGCAGTATTCACTCTTTTAGTTGTCATTCACAAAACCCTTTCAAACGGCATTCACATACAAAATTTAAAAATCGGGAAGCTTGGCATTTCTGAATTATACTTAAAACTTAATAACAAGCTTTCTTTAGAAGTTGAACGCCTTGATCTCTCTTCTTTCTTCCATCAAAAACCCACTAAAAAGCGTTTAGAAGTTTCTGATCTGATTAAAAATATCCGTTATGGCATCTGGGCGGTGTCTTATTTTGAAAAGCTTAAAGTCAAAGAAATCATTTTAGATGATAAAAACAAAGCCAATATCTTTTTTGATGGGAATAAATACGAGTTAGAATTCCCGGGAGTCAAAGGGGAATTTTCCCTAGAAGATGATAAAAATATCAAGCTTAAAATCATCAATCTGCTTTTTAAAGATATTAAAGTCCAAGTGGATGGCAACGCTCACTATTCACCCAAAGCTAGGAAAATGGCGTTTAATTTGATTGTCAAGCCCTTAATCGAACCCAGCGCTGCAATTTATTTGCAAGGGCTAACCGATTTAAAAACCATAGAATTAAAAATTAACACTTCTGTAATGAAAAGCCTGGCGTTTTTAAAGCCTCTTTTCCAACACCAATCGCAAAAAAATTTAAAAACATGGATTTTTGATAAAATCCAATTTGCTAGCTTTAAGATTGATAACGCTTTAATCAAAGCTAATTTCACTCCCAGCGAGTTTGTCCCATCACTTTTGGAAAATTCTGTAGTTAAAGCCACTTTGATGAAGCCTTCAGTCGTTTTTAATGATGGCTTATCGCCCATTAAAATGGATAAAACCGAATTGATATTCAAAAACAAACAGCTCCTCATACAGCCCCAAAAAATCACTTATGAAACCATGGAATTAACCGGCTCTTACGCCACTTTTTCCAATTTGTTAGAAGCCCCTAAGTTGGAGATTTTTTTAAAAACGACCCCTAATTATTATGGCGATAGCATTAAGGATTTATTGAGCGCCTATAAAGTCGTTTTACCTTTGGATAAAATCAGCATGCCATCTAGCGCGGATTTGAAACTCACCTTGCAATTCTTAAAAAACACCGCCCCTTTATTTAGCGTTCAAGGCAATGTTAATTTGCAAGAAGGCACCCTCTCGCTCTATAATATCCCCCTTTACACGCAAAACGCTAATATAAGCTTAGATATTACCCAAGAATACCAATACATCTACATAGAAACTACCCACACCCGCTATGAAAACATGCTGGATTTAGACGCTAAAATCGCTTTAGATTTGAATAAAAAAACCCTTTCTTTAGATTCTTTAGTCCATAAAATACGATTCAACACTAACAATAATATCAACATGCGTTCTTATGGCTTGAACAACGACCCAGATAACCCACAGCCTGCTAAATTTTCTTTAGATTTAAAAAGCTTGCATTCTGTTATTCAAGAGGGTGAAAATTCAGAAGTTTTTAGACGAAAAATCATAGACACCATTAAAGCCCAGAGCGAAGACAAATTCACTAAAGACGTTTTCTACGCTACAGGAGACACTCTTAAAAACCTTTCTTTGAATTTTGATTTTTCTAACCCCAACCACATGCAATGGAATGTGCCACAACTTTTATTAGAGGGCGAATTTAAAGATAACGCCTATGTTTTTAGAATCAAAGATTTGAAAAAAATCAAGCCCTATTCCCCTATTATGAAATATTTCGCCTTAGAAGATGGCTCTTTAGAAGTTTCTACGAGCGATTTTGTCAATATTGATTTTTTTGCTAAGGATTTAAAAATCACTTTACCCATCTATCATAGCAACGGCAGTCAATTTAATTCCCTCTCTTTATTTGGCTCTATCAATAAAGATGAAATTTCTGTCTATACTCCAAGCAAAAGCATATCCATAAAAGTTAAGGGGGATCAAAAGGATATTACCCTTAATAACATTGATTTGAGTATTGACGATTTTTTAGATAGCAAGATGCCAGCGATTGCAGGATTATTCTCAAAAGAACGAAAAGAAAAGCCTAGCTCTAAAGAAATCCAAGATGAAGATATTTTCATTAGCGCCAAACAACGCTATGAAAAAGCCCACAAAATTATCCCCATCTCTACACGCATCCATGCTAAAGATATCGTGTTAATCTATAAAAAAATGCCTTTTCCTTTAGAAAATCTTGATATTGTCGCTCAAGATGACAGAGTGAAAATTGATGGCAATTATAAAAACGGCATGATCATGGCGGATTTAGTGCATGGGGCTTTGTATCTTAAGGCCCATAATTTTAGCGGGGATTATATCAATACCATCCTCCAAAAAGATTTCGTAGAAGGGGGCTTATTCACGCTTATTGGGGCTCTTGAAGATCAGGTTTTCAACGGCGAATTGAAATTCCAAAACACAAGCTTAAAGAATTTCGCTCTCATGCAAAACATGGTCAATCTCATCAACACCATTCCCTCCCTCATTGTCTTTAGAAACCCTCATTTAGGGGCTAATGGCTATCAAATCAAAAAGGGATCTGTTGTTTTTGGGATCACTAAAGAATATTTAGGGTTAGAAAAAATTGATCTTATCGGCAAAACGCTTGATATTGCTGGCAATGGGATCATTGAATTAGACAAAAACAAATTGGATTTGAATTTAGAAGTTTCCACTATCAAGGCTTTGAGCAATGTCTTAAATAAAATCCCTATTGTGGGCTATCTTATCTTAGGAAAAGGAGGTAAAATCACCACTAATGTGAATGTCAAAGGCACGCTAGATAAACCTAAAACTCAAGTCACTTTAGCATCAGATATTATCCAAGCGCCTTTCAAAATCTTGCGCCGTATTTTCACACCTATTGACATCATCGTGGATGAAGTCAAAAAAAACATTGATTCAAAAAGGAAATTAAAATGA
- the folD gene encoding bifunctional methylenetetrahydrofolate dehydrogenase/methenyltetrahydrofolate cyclohydrolase FolD: MPNRGVVLLDGQALACNIEKDLKNKIQIISTQTHKRPKLAVILVGKDPASITYVNMKIKACQRVGMDFDLKTLQEDITEAELLSLIKDYNTDQNISGVLVQLPLPRHIDTKMVLEAIDPNKDVDGFHPLNIGKLCTQKESFLPATPMGVMRLLEHYHIGIKGKDVAIIGASNIIGKPLSMLMLNAGASVSVCHILTKDISFYTQNADIVCVGVGKPDLIKASMLKKGAVVVDIGINHLNDGRIVGDVDFTNAQKVAGFITPVPKGVGPMTIVSLLENTLIAFEKQQRKGF; this comes from the coding sequence ATGCCAAATAGGGGCGTTGTTTTATTAGACGGGCAAGCGCTAGCTTGTAATATAGAAAAAGATTTGAAAAATAAAATCCAAATAATAAGTACGCAAACGCATAAACGCCCCAAACTAGCCGTGATTTTAGTGGGGAAAGATCCCGCTAGTATCACTTATGTCAATATGAAGATCAAAGCATGCCAAAGGGTGGGCATGGATTTTGACTTAAAAACCCTCCAAGAGGATATTACTGAAGCTGAATTGCTGTCCTTGATTAAAGATTACAATACCGATCAAAACATTTCAGGCGTTTTAGTCCAGCTCCCTTTGCCCAGACACATTGATACTAAAATGGTTTTAGAAGCCATTGATCCAAACAAAGATGTGGATGGTTTCCACCCCCTTAATATCGGCAAGCTCTGCACTCAAAAAGAATCGTTTCTGCCAGCCACCCCTATGGGCGTGATGCGTCTTTTAGAGCATTATCATATTGGAATCAAGGGCAAGGATGTGGCGATTATTGGGGCGAGCAATATCATTGGAAAACCTTTAAGCATGCTCATGCTAAACGCTGGGGCTAGCGTGAGCGTGTGCCATATTTTGACTAAAGACATTAGTTTTTACACCCAAAACGCTGATATTGTCTGCGTGGGCGTGGGTAAGCCTGATTTGATTAAAGCGAGCATGTTAAAAAAAGGGGCTGTAGTGGTGGATATTGGGATCAATCATTTGAACGATGGGCGTATCGTGGGCGATGTGGATTTTACAAATGCGCAAAAAGTTGCCGGTTTTATCACCCCTGTGCCTAAAGGCGTAGGGCCTATGACGATCGTCTCGCTTTTAGAAAACACTTTAATCGCTTTTGAAAAACAACAAAGGAAGGGATTTTAA
- the pyrC gene encoding dihydroorotase, giving the protein MEITLFDPIDAHLHVRENALLKAVLRYSSEPFSAAVIMPNLSKPLIDTPTTLEYEEEILNHSSNFKPLMSLYFNDGLTLEELQRAQEKGIRFLKLYPKGMTTNAQNGTSDLLGEKTLEILENAQKLGFILCIHAEQAGFCLDKEFLCHSVLETFALSFPKLKIIIEHLSDWRSIALIEKHDNLYATLTLHHISMTLDDLLGGSLDPHCFCKPLIKTKKDQERLLSLALKAHPKISFGSDSAPHFISKKHSANIPAGIFSAPILLPALCELFEKHNALENLQAFISDNAKTIYGLDNLPSKKAHLSKKPFMIPTHTLCLNEKIAILRGGETLSWNLQEIA; this is encoded by the coding sequence ATGGAAATCACGCTTTTTGACCCCATAGACGCCCACTTGCATGTGCGAGAAAACGCGCTTTTAAAAGCGGTGTTAAGATATTCTAGCGAGCCTTTTAGTGCCGCAGTGATCATGCCTAATCTCAGTAAGCCCTTGATTGACACTCCAACCACCCTTGAATACGAAGAAGAAATTTTAAACCATTCTTCAAACTTCAAGCCTCTAATGAGTTTGTATTTCAATGATGGCTTGACTTTAGAAGAATTGCAACGCGCTCAAGAAAAAGGCATCAGGTTTTTAAAGCTCTACCCCAAAGGCATGACCACAAACGCGCAAAACGGCACTTCGGATTTGTTGGGTGAAAAAACCTTAGAAATTTTAGAAAACGCCCAAAAATTAGGCTTTATTTTATGCATCCATGCAGAACAAGCCGGGTTTTGTTTGGATAAAGAATTTTTATGCCATAGCGTTTTAGAAACTTTCGCCCTTTCATTCCCTAAACTCAAAATCATTATAGAGCATTTGAGCGATTGGCGCAGTATCGCTTTGATTGAAAAGCATGACAACCTCTATGCGACTTTGACCTTACACCATATCAGCATGACTTTAGATGATTTATTAGGGGGGAGTTTGGACCCGCATTGTTTTTGCAAACCCTTAATCAAAACCAAAAAAGACCAAGAAAGGCTTTTATCCCTTGCTTTAAAAGCCCACCCTAAAATCTCTTTTGGATCTGATAGCGCCCCGCATTTCATTTCTAAAAAGCATAGCGCTAACATCCCGGCAGGCATCTTTTCTGCCCCTATTTTGTTGCCTGCATTGTGCGAACTTTTTGAAAAACACAACGCTTTAGAAAACTTGCAAGCCTTTATCAGCGATAACGCTAAAACAATCTATGGGCTAGACAATTTGCCCAGTAAAAAAGCGCATTTGTCTAAAAAACCCTTTATGATCCCTACACACACGCTTTGTTTGAATGAAAAAATCGCTATCTTAAGAGGGGGCGAAACGCTATCTTGGAACCTTCAAGAAATCGCCTAA
- the fliN gene encoding flagellar motor switch protein FliN: protein MSETEANKLKIAEKEKEKANKERELELSTYLEELICDYKNLLDMEIVFSAELGSTQIPLLQILRFEKGSVIDLQKPAGESVDTFVNGRVIGKGEVMVFERNLAIRLNEILDSNAIVYYLAKNS from the coding sequence ATGTCAGAAACAGAAGCCAATAAGTTAAAAATAGCCGAAAAAGAAAAAGAGAAAGCGAATAAAGAAAGAGAACTAGAGCTTTCCACTTATTTAGAAGAACTCATTTGCGATTATAAAAACCTTTTAGACATGGAGATTGTTTTTAGCGCGGAACTTGGCTCTACGCAAATCCCTTTGTTGCAAATTTTGCGTTTTGAAAAAGGCTCTGTGATTGATTTGCAAAAACCCGCCGGAGAGAGCGTGGATACTTTCGTGAACGGGCGGGTGATTGGTAAGGGTGAGGTGATGGTTTTTGAAAGGAATTTAGCCATTCGTTTGAATGAAATCCTAGATTCTAACGCCATTGTGTATTATCTCGCTAAAAATTCATGA
- the nth gene encoding endonuclease III — MGLKRAKTHQKAQQIKELLLKHYPNQTTELHHKNPYELLVATILSAQCTDARVNQITPKLFEKYPSVNDLALASLEEVKEIIQSVSYFNNKSKHLISMAQKVVRDFKGVIPSTQKELMSLEGVGQKTANVVLSVCFDANYIAVDTHVFRTTHRLGLSNANTPIKTEEELSDLFKDNLSKLHHALILFGRYTCKAKNPLCGACFLKEFCVSKASFKA; from the coding sequence ATGGGTTTAAAACGCGCTAAAACTCACCAAAAAGCCCAACAAATCAAAGAACTGCTTTTAAAACATTACCCCAACCAAACCACCGAATTGCACCATAAAAACCCTTATGAATTATTGGTGGCTACCATTTTAAGCGCTCAATGCACGGACGCTAGAGTGAATCAAATAACGCCCAAGTTATTTGAAAAATACCCAAGCGTGAATGATTTAGCCCTCGCTTCTTTAGAAGAAGTTAAAGAGATCATCCAATCCGTTTCTTATTTCAACAATAAAAGCAAGCATTTAATCAGTATGGCTCAAAAAGTGGTTAGGGATTTTAAGGGCGTTATCCCCTCTACGCAAAAAGAATTGATGAGCCTAGAGGGCGTGGGGCAAAAAACCGCTAATGTGGTGCTTTCAGTGTGTTTTGATGCAAACTATATAGCCGTAGATACCCATGTGTTCCGCACGACGCACCGCTTAGGCTTAAGCAACGCTAACACGCCCATTAAGACCGAAGAAGAACTCAGCGATCTTTTTAAAGACAACCTATCCAAACTCCACCATGCTTTAATCTTGTTTGGCCGCTACACCTGCAAGGCTAAAAACCCCTTATGCGGCGCGTGTTTTTTAAAGGAATTTTGCGTTTCTAAAGCTAGCTTTAAAGCGTAG
- a CDS encoding FeoA family protein yields the protein MTLNEAIKDKVYEIVEIANCDEALKKRFLSFGIHEGVQCILLHYSMKKATLSVKINRIQVALRSHEAQYLLIKESV from the coding sequence ATGACGCTCAATGAAGCCATTAAAGACAAAGTTTATGAAATCGTAGAAATCGCTAACTGCGATGAAGCTCTTAAAAAACGCTTTCTGTCTTTTGGTATCCATGAAGGGGTTCAATGCATTCTTTTGCATTATTCCATGAAAAAAGCCACGCTTTCGGTTAAAATCAACCGCATTCAAGTGGCTTTAAGATCCCATGAAGCGCAATACCTTCTCATCAAAGAAAGCGTGTGA
- a CDS encoding 3-deoxy-d-manno-octulosonic acid hydrolase subunit 1 has product MFIHSSYTLSFVWLFLIFFFFKKKPLGLRFSLSLISVILSNIALKDSLSLNEFLSSFTAPLSPFSCLLILAYALFSCRLLQKPPLETLQSYSVMLFFNLLLLTDILGFLPFSIYHHFMASLIVSALFCSSLFLSSPLLGVIALVALSSSLLMRSNFQILDSLLDFPLLLFVFFKTLYLVKKRLY; this is encoded by the coding sequence ATGTTTATACATTCTTCTTACACGCTGAGTTTTGTATGGCTTTTTTTAATTTTCTTTTTTTTCAAAAAGAAGCCATTGGGTTTAAGGTTTTCGCTCTCTTTAATAAGCGTGATTTTAAGCAATATCGCTTTGAAAGACTCTCTATCGCTCAATGAATTTTTAAGCAGTTTTACAGCCCCCTTAAGCCCCTTTAGCTGTCTTTTGATCCTTGCTTATGCGCTCTTTTCTTGCCGTCTCCTCCAAAAGCCCCCTTTAGAAACCTTGCAATCTTATAGCGTCATGCTGTTTTTCAATCTGTTGCTTTTGACAGATATTTTAGGGTTTTTGCCTTTTTCAATCTATCATCATTTCATGGCTTCTCTTATTGTTAGCGCGCTTTTTTGTAGCAGTTTGTTTTTGAGCAGCCCCTTATTGGGCGTGATTGCTTTAGTAGCGTTATCCAGTTCGCTTTTAATGCGTTCTAATTTTCAAATCTTAGATTCTTTATTGGATTTCCCCTTGCTTCTTTTTGTCTTTTTTAAGACTTTATATCTTGTTAAAAAAAGGTTGTATTAA
- a CDS encoding LTA synthase family protein: MKSLSHALFSLFLKGFYFTFFMSLLFVFNRIGFILYTGYYKHALKNPIFDEIIKTLFNGSRYDNRVVSSLAILFIIIGLLGLFAPKHQTKMLNVVAYFSIAIILFLNISNIVYYGIYGNVFDENLLEFLHEDTLTILKMSGEYPIFSSFSLFLILSVLISFTYFKLQNALFKPKNVYQAAHTKPLKTFILFALFSLTQMFYINAQLSFVGASLDLSIEPAKDPFLMKITPGAFRNLYLLARNYRQSHNLKFSDFAKETPLEVAKNYFHLKENPSNNLYELLSQTSHNDSLQTIQHVFYIVSESLSSWHFDPKFDAIGLTSALQDLVKKEHAHMLSAFIESAPRTVKSLDVQITGLPYINDNNLVNSGVILPSFPMAIGNITKTLGYKNNFYYGGSGIWNKLTSFTKKQGFHALYFNNHLLEFAKNKPYPKPIESNWGVHDNILFDYILENTNPHEKTFSMVMTLSNHAIKNVNLKAFGVPLEKIQQFVEKTPKSENLPDANSLGHIYWYDKVIVNFIKKASQKFPNSLFIITGDHFDRSYEYAKNDLYIIKSVPLILYAPTLKPKKISQVGSHLDIVPTIIELVAPKGFQFVSFGKPLLSNNTTNPPSHPNYALGYEAIATKDYFYNPSSGLRYLNENPKEPEDKQNDKTEASKFYQQLESLKALSFYLLYHGANLKD, from the coding sequence ATGAAATCCCTATCCCATGCCCTTTTTTCGCTCTTTTTAAAAGGTTTTTATTTCACCTTTTTTATGAGCTTGTTGTTTGTGTTTAATCGTATCGGCTTTATCCTTTATACAGGCTATTATAAGCATGCTTTAAAAAACCCTATTTTTGATGAAATCATCAAAACCCTATTCAATGGATCCAGATACGATAATCGTGTGGTCTCAAGCCTAGCGATTCTTTTTATCATCATCGGGTTATTGGGGTTATTTGCCCCTAAACACCAAACCAAAATGCTTAATGTTGTGGCGTATTTTTCTATCGCTATTATCCTGTTTTTAAACATTTCAAACATTGTTTATTATGGCATTTATGGGAATGTGTTTGATGAAAATTTATTGGAATTTTTGCATGAAGACACGCTCACGATTTTAAAAATGAGCGGGGAATACCCTATTTTTTCTAGTTTTTCACTCTTTTTAATCCTTAGCGTTTTAATCTCTTTTACCTATTTCAAACTCCAAAACGCCCTTTTTAAGCCCAAAAATGTGTATCAAGCCGCCCACACCAAACCCCTTAAAACTTTTATTTTATTTGCGCTTTTTTCCCTCACGCAAATGTTTTACATTAACGCGCAATTGAGTTTTGTGGGCGCGTCTTTAGATCTCAGCATAGAGCCAGCCAAAGATCCTTTTTTAATGAAAATCACCCCCGGTGCGTTTCGCAACCTTTATCTTTTAGCACGCAATTACAGACAAAGCCATAACCTTAAATTCAGCGATTTTGCTAAAGAAACGCCTTTAGAAGTGGCGAAAAATTATTTCCATCTTAAAGAAAACCCTTCAAACAACCTCTATGAGTTGCTTTCTCAAACAAGCCACAACGATTCTCTTCAAACCATTCAACATGTTTTCTATATCGTTTCAGAGTCCCTGAGTTCATGGCATTTTGATCCAAAATTTGACGCCATAGGGCTAACGAGCGCTTTACAAGATTTGGTCAAAAAAGAGCATGCCCACATGCTTTCTGCTTTTATTGAAAGCGCCCCACGGACCGTTAAAAGCCTAGATGTCCAGATCACAGGCTTGCCTTATATCAATGATAATAACTTAGTCAATTCAGGGGTGATCCTCCCTAGCTTTCCTATGGCGATTGGCAATATCACAAAAACTCTGGGTTATAAAAACAACTTTTATTATGGGGGTAGCGGGATTTGGAACAAATTAACCAGTTTCACCAAAAAACAAGGTTTTCACGCCCTTTATTTCAATAACCATCTCTTAGAATTTGCCAAAAACAAGCCCTACCCCAAGCCCATAGAGAGCAACTGGGGAGTGCATGATAATATTCTATTTGACTATATTTTAGAAAACACCAACCCCCATGAAAAAACTTTCAGCATGGTGATGACTTTAAGCAACCATGCGATCAAAAACGTGAATCTCAAAGCCTTTGGCGTGCCTTTAGAAAAAATCCAACAATTTGTGGAAAAAACCCCCAAATCAGAAAATCTACCGGACGCTAATTCTTTAGGGCATATTTACTGGTATGACAAAGTAATAGTCAATTTCATCAAAAAAGCCAGCCAAAAATTCCCTAACTCGCTTTTTATCATCACAGGGGATCACTTTGACAGGAGCTATGAATACGCTAAAAACGATTTGTATATCATTAAATCCGTGCCGCTTATTTTATATGCCCCCACCTTAAAGCCTAAAAAAATCAGTCAAGTCGGATCGCATTTAGACATCGTCCCTACGATTATTGAATTAGTCGCCCCTAAAGGCTTTCAATTCGTGAGTTTTGGAAAGCCTTTACTTTCTAACAACACAACAAACCCCCCAAGCCACCCCAATTACGCGCTAGGCTATGAAGCGATCGCTACTAAAGATTATTTTTATAACCCGAGTTCAGGGTTAAGGTATTTGAATGAAAACCCTAAAGAGCCAGAGGATAAACAAAACGACAAAACAGAAGCTTCTAAGTTTTACCAGCAATTAGAATCCTTAAAAGCCCTTAGTTTTTACTTGCTCTATCATGGGGCTAATCTTAAAGATTGA
- the mltG gene encoding endolytic transglycosylase MltG: MTTKRVNTATNKIMTLNTFLDTCFLLFISILFYLSIPIYPNKVVVVPQGSLKKVFFSLKEQGVDINALDLLFLRLMGMPKKGYIDMGDGALRKGDFLVRLIKAKAAQKSATLIPGESRYFFTQILSETYRLETSDLNQAYESIAPRLNGSVIEDGVIWPDTYHLPLGEDAFKIMQALIGQSLKKHEALSKQWLGYYHKEEWFEKIILASIVQKEAANTEEMPLIASVIFNRLKKGMPLQMDGALNYQEFSHTKVTKERIKTDNTPYNTYKFKGLPKNPVGSVSLEAIRAVVFPKKTDFLYFVKMPDKKHAFSATYKEHLKNINLSNNHF, translated from the coding sequence ATGACAACTAAAAGAGTGAATACTGCCACAAACAAGATAATGACATTAAACACTTTCTTGGATACATGTTTTCTTTTATTCATCAGTATTCTTTTTTATTTAAGTATACCAATTTATCCTAACAAAGTGGTGGTTGTCCCGCAAGGTTCGCTCAAAAAAGTGTTTTTTTCTTTAAAAGAGCAAGGCGTGGATATTAACGCTTTAGATTTGCTTTTTTTACGCTTAATGGGCATGCCTAAAAAAGGTTATATTGATATGGGCGATGGGGCTTTAAGGAAGGGGGATTTTTTAGTCCGTTTGATTAAAGCAAAAGCGGCGCAAAAAAGCGCGACTTTAATCCCTGGAGAAAGCCGCTATTTTTTCACGCAAATTTTGAGCGAGACTTACCGACTAGAAACAAGCGATCTCAATCAGGCTTATGAAAGCATCGCTCCACGATTGAATGGATCTGTGATAGAAGATGGGGTGATATGGCCAGACACTTATCATTTGCCCTTAGGAGAGGACGCTTTTAAAATCATGCAAGCTTTAATCGGTCAATCCCTTAAAAAACACGAAGCTTTAAGCAAACAATGGCTTGGATACTACCATAAAGAAGAGTGGTTTGAAAAAATCATTCTCGCTTCTATTGTGCAAAAAGAAGCCGCTAATACTGAAGAAATGCCCTTGATTGCGAGCGTGATTTTTAACCGCCTAAAAAAAGGCATGCCTTTACAAATGGATGGGGCTTTGAATTATCAGGAATTTTCACACACTAAAGTAACAAAAGAACGCATTAAAACCGATAACACCCCCTACAATACCTATAAATTTAAGGGCTTGCCTAAAAATCCTGTAGGGAGCGTGAGCTTAGAAGCAATTAGAGCCGTGGTTTTCCCTAAAAAAACGGATTTCTTGTATTTTGTGAAAATGCCGGATAAAAAACATGCTTTCAGCGCGACTTATAAAGAGCATTTAAAAAACATTAATCTTTCTAATAATCATTTTTAA